From Juglans regia cultivar Chandler chromosome 6, Walnut 2.0, whole genome shotgun sequence, the proteins below share one genomic window:
- the LOC109000222 gene encoding putative pentatricopeptide repeat-containing protein At3g15130 isoform X1 has protein sequence MPRPTLLFIATRLPSFVRCCRRFFASDSFENSAEEEIYSTLLRRYAEKSDSYHGRGIHAKFVKGSLPFSLFLRNHLLNMYVKCGDLVNGLLLFEEMPEKNVVSWSAVIAGLVQHGCPNEALSLFCRMHRDGTTKPNEFTLVSTLHACSLVENLTQAYQLYSFIVRLGFESNIFLLNAFLTALIRHGELAGALEVFENYRTKDIVSWNAMMAGFLQFSFADVPKFWYRMICEGVKPDSFTFSSVLTGLAALSDFKLGLQVHAQLVRYGYGVEICVGNSLADMYIKNQKLVEGFKAFDEMPVRDVCSWTQMAAGCLQCGEPSKALEIVAEMKKMGVKPNKFTLATALNACANLASLEEGKKVHGLRIKLGTDIDVCVDNALLDMYAKCGCVDNAWTVFQSMNDHSIVSWTTMIMACAINGQARKALKIYDEMRLKDIQPNYITFICVLYACGQGGFIDEGWELFASMTRDYGILPVEDHYACMVNLLGRAGRVKEAEEFILRMPFQPGVLVWKTLLGACHVYGDMEIGKRAAEHVLNLDGKDPSTYVVLSNLFAGLSNWDGVGMLRELMEARDVKKMPASSWIEIEKNHSLLPKLEGLM, from the coding sequence ATGCCCCGTCCAACTCTTCTCTTTATAGCCACAAGGTTGCCTTCTTTCGTTCGATGTTGTCGAAGGTTTTTTGCATCGGACAGTTTTGAAAACTCAGCCGAGgaagaaatttattctactCTGTTGCGTAGATATGCCGAAAAATCTGACTCATATCACGGAAGAGGAATTCATGCTAAGTTCGTCAAAGGTTctcttcccttttctcttttcctcCGTAATCACTTGCTCAATATGTATGTCAAATGCGGTGATCTGGTCAATGGTCTCCTACTGTTTGAGGAAATGCCCGAAAAGAATGTCGTGTCGTGGTCAGCTGTCATTGCGGGTCTCGTTCAACATGGCTGTCCTAATGAAGCTCTTTCTCTGTTTTGCCGTATGCACCGTGATGGAACAACGAAGCCCAACGAGTTCACCCTCGTCAGCACACTCCACGCATGCTCGTTAGTGGAGAATTTGACGCAGGCATATCAACTTTATTCATTCATTGTTCGCTTGGGATTTGAGTCAAACATTTTCTTGCTGAATGCCTTCTTGACAGCTTTGATAAGGCATGGTGAATTGGCAGGGGCTCTGGAAGTCTTTGAGAATTATCGAACTAAGGATATTGTGTCTTGGAATGCCATGATGGCTGGGTTTTTGCAGTTCTCTTTTGCGGACGTGCCCAAATTTTGGTATCGAATGATTTGTGAAGGTGTGAAGCCTGATAGTTTCACATTTTCCAGTGTTCTTACCGGCTTGGCTGCCCTTTCTGACTTTAAATTAGGATTGCAGGTTCATGCTCAGCTTGTCAGATATGGTTATGGTGTTGAGATTTGTGTGGGGAACTCTTTGGCagatatgtatataaaaaatcagAAGTTGGTTGAAGGGtttaaagcttttgatgagATGCCAGTGAGAGATGTGTGCTCGTGGACTCAGATGGCTGCAGGATGCCTACAGTGTGGAGAACCAAGCAAAGCACTTGAGATCGTTGcagagatgaagaagatgggTGTAAAACCGAACAAGTTTACCCTTGCTACTGCCTTGAATGCCTGTGCTAATTTGGCTTCATTGGAGGAAGGGAAGAAAGTTCACGGCTTGAGAATCAAGCTTGGAACAGACATTGATGTCTGTGTAGATAATGCTTTACTAGATATGTATGCAAAATGTGGGTGTGTGGACAACGCATGGACAGTTTTCCAATCCATGAATGATCATTCTATTGTCTCATGGACGACAATGATCATGGCATGTGCAATAAACGGCCAAGCTAGGAAAGCCCTCAAGATTTATGATGAGATGAGGCTGAAGGATATTCAGCCAAACTACATAACCTTCATTTGTGTGCTTTATGCATGTGGCCAAGGAGGGTTTATCGATGAAGGGTGGGAGTTATTTGCCTCCATGACCCGTGATTATGGAATCCTTCCTGTAGAAGATCactatgcatgcatggtaaatCTTCTAGGTCGAGCTGGACGTGTCAAAGAAGCCGAGGAATTCATTTTAAGAATGCCATTTCAACCAGGTGTGCTAGTTTGGAAAACTTTGCTCGGTGCTTGTCATGTATATGGTGATATGGAAATCGGGAAGCGTGCAGCGGAGCATGTATTAAATCTGGACGGAAAAGATCCGTCAACCTATGTGGTATTATCCAACTTGTTTGCTGGCTTGAGCAATTGGGATGGGGTAGGGATGCTGAGAGAATTAATGGAAGCTAGGGATGTGAAGAAAATGCCTGCATCTAGTtggattgaaattgaaaagaaccATTCCCTACTTCCAAAACTTGAAGGATTAATGTAA
- the LOC109000222 gene encoding putative pentatricopeptide repeat-containing protein At3g15130 isoform X2, which produces MPRPTLLFIATRLPSFVRCCRRFFASDSFENSAEEEIYSTLLRRYAEKSDSYHGRGIHAKFVKAVIAGLVQHGCPNEALSLFCRMHRDGTTKPNEFTLVSTLHACSLVENLTQAYQLYSFIVRLGFESNIFLLNAFLTALIRHGELAGALEVFENYRTKDIVSWNAMMAGFLQFSFADVPKFWYRMICEGVKPDSFTFSSVLTGLAALSDFKLGLQVHAQLVRYGYGVEICVGNSLADMYIKNQKLVEGFKAFDEMPVRDVCSWTQMAAGCLQCGEPSKALEIVAEMKKMGVKPNKFTLATALNACANLASLEEGKKVHGLRIKLGTDIDVCVDNALLDMYAKCGCVDNAWTVFQSMNDHSIVSWTTMIMACAINGQARKALKIYDEMRLKDIQPNYITFICVLYACGQGGFIDEGWELFASMTRDYGILPVEDHYACMVNLLGRAGRVKEAEEFILRMPFQPGVLVWKTLLGACHVYGDMEIGKRAAEHVLNLDGKDPSTYVVLSNLFAGLSNWDGVGMLRELMEARDVKKMPASSWIEIEKNHSLLPKLEGLM; this is translated from the exons ATGCCCCGTCCAACTCTTCTCTTTATAGCCACAAGGTTGCCTTCTTTCGTTCGATGTTGTCGAAGGTTTTTTGCATCGGACAGTTTTGAAAACTCAGCCGAGgaagaaatttattctactCTGTTGCGTAGATATGCCGAAAAATCTGACTCATATCACGGAAGAGGAATTCATGCTAAGTTCGTCAAAG CTGTCATTGCGGGTCTCGTTCAACATGGCTGTCCTAATGAAGCTCTTTCTCTGTTTTGCCGTATGCACCGTGATGGAACAACGAAGCCCAACGAGTTCACCCTCGTCAGCACACTCCACGCATGCTCGTTAGTGGAGAATTTGACGCAGGCATATCAACTTTATTCATTCATTGTTCGCTTGGGATTTGAGTCAAACATTTTCTTGCTGAATGCCTTCTTGACAGCTTTGATAAGGCATGGTGAATTGGCAGGGGCTCTGGAAGTCTTTGAGAATTATCGAACTAAGGATATTGTGTCTTGGAATGCCATGATGGCTGGGTTTTTGCAGTTCTCTTTTGCGGACGTGCCCAAATTTTGGTATCGAATGATTTGTGAAGGTGTGAAGCCTGATAGTTTCACATTTTCCAGTGTTCTTACCGGCTTGGCTGCCCTTTCTGACTTTAAATTAGGATTGCAGGTTCATGCTCAGCTTGTCAGATATGGTTATGGTGTTGAGATTTGTGTGGGGAACTCTTTGGCagatatgtatataaaaaatcagAAGTTGGTTGAAGGGtttaaagcttttgatgagATGCCAGTGAGAGATGTGTGCTCGTGGACTCAGATGGCTGCAGGATGCCTACAGTGTGGAGAACCAAGCAAAGCACTTGAGATCGTTGcagagatgaagaagatgggTGTAAAACCGAACAAGTTTACCCTTGCTACTGCCTTGAATGCCTGTGCTAATTTGGCTTCATTGGAGGAAGGGAAGAAAGTTCACGGCTTGAGAATCAAGCTTGGAACAGACATTGATGTCTGTGTAGATAATGCTTTACTAGATATGTATGCAAAATGTGGGTGTGTGGACAACGCATGGACAGTTTTCCAATCCATGAATGATCATTCTATTGTCTCATGGACGACAATGATCATGGCATGTGCAATAAACGGCCAAGCTAGGAAAGCCCTCAAGATTTATGATGAGATGAGGCTGAAGGATATTCAGCCAAACTACATAACCTTCATTTGTGTGCTTTATGCATGTGGCCAAGGAGGGTTTATCGATGAAGGGTGGGAGTTATTTGCCTCCATGACCCGTGATTATGGAATCCTTCCTGTAGAAGATCactatgcatgcatggtaaatCTTCTAGGTCGAGCTGGACGTGTCAAAGAAGCCGAGGAATTCATTTTAAGAATGCCATTTCAACCAGGTGTGCTAGTTTGGAAAACTTTGCTCGGTGCTTGTCATGTATATGGTGATATGGAAATCGGGAAGCGTGCAGCGGAGCATGTATTAAATCTGGACGGAAAAGATCCGTCAACCTATGTGGTATTATCCAACTTGTTTGCTGGCTTGAGCAATTGGGATGGGGTAGGGATGCTGAGAGAATTAATGGAAGCTAGGGATGTGAAGAAAATGCCTGCATCTAGTtggattgaaattgaaaagaaccATTCCCTACTTCCAAAACTTGAAGGATTAATGTAA